Proteins from a single region of Amycolatopsis sp. CA-230715:
- a CDS encoding ATP-binding cassette domain-containing protein yields MTTAVADEVGSVAEVALRAGGLTKRYRRLLPKRTEHVALNDCSFELPKGKVAALIGANGAGKTTLLSVLAGLLTPDDGSVATEGRVAFVAQEKPVYRHLKAPDLLRLVAKLNVVWDAERAHNWLTRFEVPLDRPCGKLSGGQQAQVAFAVAVGSRPDVLLLDEPLANLDPLVRREVMAELLTEVDASGMTVVLSTHVVAELGGVADHLLLLAHGGLVVDGDMDELLQAHVHYVGPAADAPPGPGEVVEARHRGKQSTFLVRLPEGEPVPAVAAPWTVRPVTLEDFVLAQLARTRKGGRA; encoded by the coding sequence ATGACGACCGCTGTGGCCGATGAGGTCGGCAGCGTGGCCGAGGTCGCGCTGCGGGCGGGTGGCCTCACCAAGCGCTATCGCAGGCTGTTGCCGAAGCGGACCGAACACGTCGCGCTGAACGACTGTTCGTTCGAGCTGCCGAAGGGCAAGGTGGCCGCGTTGATCGGGGCCAACGGCGCCGGGAAGACCACGCTGCTGAGCGTGCTGGCCGGGCTGCTCACCCCGGACGACGGATCGGTGGCCACCGAGGGCCGGGTCGCGTTCGTGGCGCAGGAGAAGCCGGTTTACCGCCACCTCAAGGCACCGGATTTGCTGCGGCTCGTGGCGAAGCTGAACGTGGTGTGGGACGCCGAACGGGCGCACAACTGGCTGACCCGGTTCGAGGTCCCGCTCGACCGCCCGTGCGGCAAGCTCTCCGGCGGTCAGCAGGCCCAGGTCGCGTTCGCGGTCGCCGTGGGCTCCCGCCCCGACGTGCTGCTGCTCGACGAACCGCTGGCCAACCTCGACCCGCTCGTGCGGCGCGAGGTGATGGCGGAACTGCTGACCGAGGTCGACGCGAGCGGCATGACCGTCGTGCTCTCCACGCACGTGGTGGCCGAGCTCGGCGGCGTCGCCGATCACCTGCTGCTGCTCGCGCACGGCGGGCTCGTCGTCGACGGCGACATGGACGAGCTGCTCCAGGCGCACGTGCACTACGTGGGACCGGCCGCCGACGCGCCGCCGGGACCGGGCGAGGTGGTGGAAGCACGGCACCGGGGCAAGCAGTCGACCTTCCTCGTCCGGCTGCCCGAAGGCGAGCCGGTGCCCGCCGTCGCCGCGCCGTGGACGGTGCGCCCGGTGACGCTCGAAGACTTCGTACTGGCGCAGCTCGCCAGGACCAGGAAGGGAGGACGGGCATGA
- a CDS encoding GntR family transcriptional regulator, with the protein MVEFRVDRAGGLPAYLQLVRQVKEALRLGWLRPGDRLPTVRDVVATSGVNANTVLKAYRELEFAGLVEARQGAGTFVKAGLGAVDPEVMAELRAGLADWVAKARTAGLENEDVDALLRVVLAEEGVEIA; encoded by the coding sequence GTGGTGGAGTTCCGAGTGGACCGTGCCGGCGGCCTCCCCGCATACCTGCAGCTCGTACGGCAGGTCAAGGAGGCCTTGCGGCTCGGCTGGCTGAGACCGGGGGACCGGCTGCCGACGGTGCGCGACGTGGTCGCCACCAGCGGCGTCAACGCCAACACCGTGCTGAAGGCCTACCGCGAACTGGAGTTCGCCGGGTTGGTCGAGGCCCGCCAGGGGGCGGGCACGTTCGTCAAGGCGGGACTGGGCGCGGTGGACCCCGAGGTGATGGCCGAGCTGCGCGCCGGCCTCGCCGACTGGGTCGCCAAGGCCAGGACCGCGGGGCTGGAGAACGAGGACGTGGACGCCCTGCTCCGGGTCGTCCTCGCCGAAGAAGGGGTGGAAATCGCATGA